Proteins encoded in a region of the Sphingomonas jaspsi DSM 18422 genome:
- a CDS encoding OmpA family protein translates to MTERYDPRQLKPYRRGLILGLTMAEIMILIIFLLLMALTAALAKRDEKIEQLSHASEAQELIAKLQERYPQAKNLDELFKDLVLAADAKDRLDQMASEEGLTDQVVEDAAVGRAARELAEQQGENDPLNLIRKASEEAKLGKKGQWPPFISLSEADGYFFESGSAQLRPEFDRALRTNTSAKLAEIVRDYGVNVIEVIGHTDEVPMVGQSNLDKTLIPAMQGRIGMGALQPTDNAGLAIARATSVARVLRADPRLRGVTILPLSGAQMIEPVDRLADGRAAGDDRKRRRIEIRVRRMTQELGKQAGE, encoded by the coding sequence GTGACCGAGCGCTACGACCCAAGGCAACTCAAGCCATACAGGCGAGGGCTGATTCTCGGTTTGACGATGGCCGAGATCATGATTTTGATCATCTTCCTGTTGCTCATGGCGCTGACCGCGGCATTGGCCAAACGCGACGAGAAGATTGAGCAGCTCTCGCACGCTTCTGAAGCGCAAGAACTGATTGCGAAGCTTCAAGAGCGGTATCCTCAAGCCAAAAACCTGGATGAACTTTTTAAGGACCTGGTGCTCGCAGCAGATGCCAAAGACAGGCTCGATCAAATGGCCTCTGAAGAGGGGCTTACCGATCAGGTCGTCGAGGACGCAGCTGTCGGTAGAGCAGCGCGCGAGCTGGCGGAGCAACAAGGCGAGAACGATCCGCTTAACCTCATCCGCAAAGCGTCGGAGGAGGCAAAACTAGGGAAGAAGGGGCAATGGCCGCCATTCATCAGTTTGAGCGAAGCGGACGGGTATTTCTTCGAGAGCGGCAGCGCTCAGCTGAGACCTGAATTTGATCGTGCGCTCCGGACCAACACTTCCGCAAAGTTGGCTGAAATTGTTCGGGATTACGGTGTCAATGTAATCGAGGTGATTGGTCACACGGACGAAGTGCCCATGGTTGGCCAAAGCAACCTTGATAAGACACTTATCCCGGCAATGCAGGGGCGCATCGGCATGGGCGCATTGCAACCAACCGACAATGCCGGCCTGGCCATCGCGCGTGCTACTTCGGTAGCGCGCGTGCTTCGCGCCGATCCGCGCCTCCGCGGAGTCACCATTCTCCCCTTGTCAGGTGCGCAAATGATCGAACCGGTCGATCGACTGGCGGACGGGCGAGCGGCCGGTGATGATCGCAAGCGCCGACGCATCGAAATACGGGTCCGGCGAATGACTCAGGAACTGGGGAAGCAGGCGGGTGAGTAG
- a CDS encoding site-specific integrase has product MAPVLRPTLGPGALSAAHPSTQKKERTLMAIRKLDAAFCLTASCEPGKRKTTYWDTGIRGFVLECQSSGTKTYALRYTDEGGTQRQTKIGRYGDITFDQARKAAKVLRSQVVLGENPAAERQRRKAIPTYAELADQHISHAKATLRRADNTESNLRVHVIPKWGRYRLTDIQPQDISRWLADKRAQGLKPATVEKIRVVFSRSFELARMWNIPGSETNPVRNAARVRFNNARNRYLTADEVHRLLEAASGSKNRQLKAIIHLLMLTGARKSELLNAKWEHVNLERQEWFIPLSKTGKARHVPLSTMAVEVIKALPKFDKCPYLIPNPKTRKPFTCIKHPWDTAREAAGIADLRIHDLRHSAASFMINSGIDLYTVGRVLGHADHQSTMRYSHLANETLLAAVEAGAASLRAAVQLSEQG; this is encoded by the coding sequence ATGGCTCCGGTGCTGCGGCCCACCCTGGGCCCGGGCGCGCTCAGCGCTGCCCACCCATCCACACAGAAAAAGGAACGCACTCTCATGGCAATTCGAAAACTCGATGCTGCGTTCTGCCTGACCGCCTCCTGCGAACCGGGCAAGCGCAAGACTACCTATTGGGACACTGGTATTCGTGGCTTCGTGCTGGAATGCCAGTCGTCTGGTACAAAGACATATGCACTCCGCTATACCGACGAAGGTGGAACCCAGAGACAAACAAAGATCGGAAGATATGGCGACATCACGTTCGACCAGGCTCGCAAGGCGGCCAAAGTGCTTCGGTCGCAAGTTGTACTCGGCGAAAATCCCGCAGCGGAGCGGCAACGGCGCAAGGCAATACCAACCTATGCCGAACTTGCCGATCAGCATATTTCGCACGCCAAGGCCACGCTGCGCCGAGCCGACAACACGGAATCCAATCTCCGGGTTCACGTCATTCCGAAGTGGGGCCGATATCGCCTGACCGACATCCAACCGCAGGATATCTCACGTTGGCTTGCCGACAAACGAGCACAGGGGTTGAAGCCTGCCACGGTTGAGAAGATCCGCGTGGTCTTCAGCCGGTCGTTCGAGCTGGCGCGCATGTGGAACATTCCTGGCAGCGAAACCAATCCTGTGCGCAATGCAGCCCGGGTTCGGTTCAACAACGCTCGGAATCGCTACCTCACGGCCGACGAGGTGCATCGGCTTCTCGAGGCTGCGTCAGGGTCGAAAAACAGGCAGCTAAAAGCCATCATCCATCTGTTGATGTTGACGGGCGCTCGTAAGTCGGAACTGCTCAACGCGAAGTGGGAGCACGTAAACCTGGAACGCCAGGAGTGGTTCATTCCGTTGTCAAAGACCGGCAAGGCTCGGCACGTCCCACTTTCGACCATGGCCGTTGAGGTGATCAAAGCCCTGCCTAAGTTCGACAAGTGCCCTTACCTCATCCCCAACCCGAAGACCCGCAAGCCGTTCACCTGCATCAAACACCCATGGGACACGGCAAGAGAAGCGGCCGGGATTGCTGACCTTCGGATTCACGACCTAAGGCACTCGGCGGCGTCGTTTATGATCAACTCCGGCATCGATCTTTACACTGTCGGACGGGTCCTTGGGCACGCCGACCACCAGTCGACGATGCGCTATTCACACTTGGCGAATGAAACACTCTTGGCGGCGGTCGAAGCTGGAGCAGCTAGTCTGCGGGCCGCGGTACAACTCAGTGAGCAGGGCTGA
- a CDS encoding excalibur calcium-binding domain-containing protein yields the protein MAAIAVIAVLGNLGGEKSEPKSEPPNGIRSAFEAGTSSPVAGSDAFEVEAEPMAEAVDTTSVASSGVGSTTGFAPSTQPSDEPWNSDFQCGAKRYCTQMNSCEEAQFHFRQCGLSRLDGDSDGIPCEDLCGA from the coding sequence TTGGCTGCTATCGCCGTGATTGCCGTTCTGGGCAATCTTGGGGGAGAAAAGAGCGAGCCCAAATCGGAGCCGCCAAACGGCATTCGATCGGCGTTTGAAGCGGGCACGTCCTCGCCGGTTGCTGGCTCTGATGCCTTTGAGGTCGAAGCGGAGCCGATGGCTGAGGCGGTCGATACCACTTCCGTCGCGTCATCCGGTGTCGGTTCAACGACCGGCTTTGCGCCTTCAACGCAGCCCAGTGATGAACCCTGGAATAGTGATTTCCAATGCGGAGCTAAAAGGTACTGCACGCAGATGAACAGCTGCGAAGAAGCCCAATTCCACTTCCGTCAATGTGGCCTGTCGCGGCTGGACGGCGACAGCGACGGCATCCCATGTGAAGATCTGTGTGGAGCCTGA
- the leuD gene encoding 3-isopropylmalate dehydratase small subunit, which produces MMPLTVVEGRAYPLGLANVDTDLIIPADHLKTIRRSGLGAFAFQHLRSDPGNLFDDPTYRGAPILIAGDNFGCGSSREHAAWALADLGIRAIVAPSFSDIFASNAFKNGIATVALSQAEVDLLLGEADRDVRIDLESMVVTSAGGLRFAFAMDPFRRDCLMGGLDEIALTLTRDAAISAYEARMTI; this is translated from the coding sequence ATGATGCCGCTGACCGTCGTCGAAGGCCGGGCTTATCCGCTTGGCCTGGCCAACGTCGATACCGACCTCATCATTCCGGCGGATCACCTGAAGACGATCCGGCGTAGCGGCCTCGGCGCCTTTGCCTTCCAGCACCTGAGGTCCGACCCCGGCAACCTGTTCGACGACCCGACCTATCGCGGCGCCCCGATCCTTATCGCTGGCGACAATTTCGGCTGCGGGTCAAGCCGCGAACATGCGGCATGGGCGCTGGCCGACCTCGGCATCCGCGCGATCGTCGCGCCAAGCTTTTCCGACATCTTTGCCAGCAACGCCTTTAAGAACGGCATCGCAACGGTAGCGCTGTCTCAGGCGGAGGTCGACCTGTTGCTTGGGGAAGCGGACCGCGACGTACGGATCGACCTCGAGTCGATGGTGGTGACGAGCGCCGGCGGCCTTCGGTTCGCCTTTGCCATGGACCCGTTCCGCCGCGATTGTCTGATGGGCGGCCTCGACGAAATCGCCCTGACCCTGACCCGCGACGCCGCAATCAGCGCCTATGAGGCAAGAATGACCATATGA
- a CDS encoding helix-turn-helix domain-containing protein: MDVVQLLGENVRRYRKRKGMTQEQLALEVGMERSYISDLERGTRNPSVRAADRLAKALGVEAHHLLKPIDN; this comes from the coding sequence ATGGACGTGGTTCAGCTCCTTGGTGAAAATGTCCGGCGTTACCGGAAGCGAAAGGGCATGACCCAGGAGCAACTGGCGCTCGAAGTTGGCATGGAACGCAGCTACATCAGCGATCTTGAGCGAGGGACGCGGAACCCATCGGTTCGTGCGGCGGACCGGCTGGCAAAGGCGCTAGGTGTTGAGGCTCACCATTTGCTGAAACCTATTGATAATTGA
- a CDS encoding restriction endonuclease subunit S, translated as MSDLGFLGKLLDGADVEWLLLGDLEDAGLVKLGRGNVISKNDLANTPGDFPVYSSSASNQGEFGRYGKFMFDDERLTWSIDGGGRFFHRSPHKYSVTNVCGWLRVLQPEKLITRYLFHSLSAAWAIKVFDYTKKAHPSVIRKEYSIPIPCPDNPKKSLAIQAEIVRILDSFTELTAELTAELTAELDARKRQYKHYREALFTFGDGEADYLALGDERLGAFTRGGGLQKKDFVGDGVGCIHYGQIYTHYGTFTHSTKSFVTADFARKAKMAKQGDLVIATTSENDDDVCKAVAWLGESDIAVSSDACFYAHNLDPKYVSYFFQTEQFQKQKRPYVTGTKVRRVNVENLAKIMIPIPKQESAQGRIVAILDKFDTLTTSLSAGLPREIALRNQQYEYYRDLLLSFPKPEEATQA; from the coding sequence GTGAGTGATCTGGGCTTTCTGGGAAAGTTGCTGGATGGCGCTGACGTTGAGTGGCTGCTGCTCGGTGACTTAGAAGACGCAGGCCTCGTCAAGCTAGGCAGAGGCAACGTAATTTCAAAAAATGATTTGGCCAATACTCCCGGGGATTTCCCGGTCTATTCTTCATCTGCCAGCAACCAAGGCGAGTTCGGACGCTACGGCAAATTCATGTTCGATGATGAGCGCCTTACTTGGTCAATTGACGGCGGTGGGCGGTTTTTCCACCGAAGCCCTCACAAATATTCGGTAACCAATGTATGCGGATGGCTGCGCGTGCTACAGCCGGAAAAATTAATAACCCGCTATCTATTTCATTCTCTGTCAGCGGCTTGGGCAATCAAGGTTTTCGATTACACTAAAAAGGCCCACCCGTCTGTTATTCGCAAAGAATACTCAATCCCGATCCCCTGCCCGGACAACCCGAAAAAGTCACTCGCGATTCAGGCGGAGATTGTTCGGATCCTGGATAGCTTCACCGAGCTGACCGCCGAGCTGACCGCCGAGCTGACCGCCGAGCTTGATGCGCGGAAAAGACAATACAAGCACTACCGCGAAGCTCTCTTCACCTTTGGCGACGGAGAGGCCGATTATTTGGCGTTGGGTGATGAGCGGCTTGGTGCGTTCACGCGCGGCGGCGGGCTACAAAAGAAGGATTTTGTGGGGGATGGCGTTGGCTGCATTCATTACGGCCAAATCTACACTCACTATGGTACGTTCACGCACTCAACCAAGAGCTTTGTCACCGCAGATTTTGCCCGCAAGGCCAAGATGGCAAAGCAAGGGGATTTGGTAATCGCGACGACAAGCGAGAACGACGACGATGTGTGCAAGGCAGTCGCTTGGCTCGGCGAAAGCGACATCGCAGTTAGCAGCGACGCTTGCTTCTATGCCCACAACCTCGATCCGAAATATGTGTCGTACTTCTTTCAGACTGAGCAATTTCAGAAGCAAAAGCGACCATACGTCACGGGTACGAAGGTGAGGCGCGTAAACGTCGAAAATCTGGCCAAGATTATGATCCCCATCCCCAAACAGGAAAGTGCCCAGGGTCGGATTGTCGCGATCCTCGACAAATTCGACACGCTCACCACCTCGCTCAGCGCGGGCCTTCCGCGCGAAATCGCGTTGCGAAACCAGCAATATGAATATTATCGCGACCTGCTCCTGAGTTTTCCCAAGCCAGAAGAGGCTACTCAGGCGTGA
- a CDS encoding type I restriction endonuclease subunit R, whose protein sequence is MVEHTKPIAESKNFIVLDKYASEWVAADHYQSEDELERELIKDLRSQGYEFRPDIASTEAMLANVRLQLNALNSVEFSDAEWLRFVETYLDKPSDGIIEKARKVHDDSIHDFVFDDGHIQNIYLFDKTNIARNKLQVIKQFEQTGVHANRYDVTILVNGLPLVQIELKKRGVAIREAFNQIHRYSKESFNSENSLYKFLQMFVISNGTDTRYFANTTKRNKHSFDFTMNWAKADNGLIKDLKDFTATFLQKHTLLNVLLHYSVFDVSETLLIMRPYQIAATERILWKIRSSHNAKTWSKPEGGGYVWHTTGSGKTLTSFKAARLATELDFIDKVFFVVDRKDLDYQTMKEYQRFSPDSVNGSENTAALKRNLAKDDNKIVVTTIQKLNNLMKSESDLPVYDKEVVFIFDECHRSQFGEAQKNLKKKFKRFYQFGFTGTPIFPQNASGAETTASVFGQELHSYVITDAIRDEKVLKFKVDYNDVRPKFREIEEEQDEAKLSAAENKKALLHPQRIREVSQYILNNFRQKTHRTNLGSGGFNAMFAVSSVDAAKLYYEALNQLQSDSEKSLKIATIFSFAANEEQNAIGEILDESFDVSALESSGKEFLNAAIRDYNSLFGTSFSTDGNGFQNYYRDLANRVKSKEVDLLIVVGMFLTGFDAPSLNTLFVDKNLRFHGLIQAYSRTNRIFDATKTFGNIVAFRNLEQATIDAITLFGDSNTKNVVLEKSYQEYMDGFSDIASGAACRGLTTILDELEHRFPNPSEIFKEADKKDFAKLFGEFLRAENILQNFDEFVALRAFQDLDRSDTEAIESFKELYHLTDDDIEKLAVVKLPAERKIQDYKSTYNDIRDWLRREKESAEREESTLDWDDVVFEVDLLKSQEINLDYILELIFEKNRHAKDKGDLIEEARRLIRASLGNRAKEGLIVEFISQTNLDEIDGKDGVIEAFFAFAQGEQRREFDELVAAENLNPEAAKRYVTNSIKREFASENGNDLKDILPKMSPLNPDYLKKKNSVFQKVSDFVAKFKGVGGEI, encoded by the coding sequence ATGGTTGAGCACACAAAACCGATCGCGGAGTCTAAGAACTTCATTGTTCTGGACAAATATGCCAGCGAGTGGGTTGCCGCTGACCATTATCAGAGCGAAGATGAGTTGGAGCGCGAACTCATCAAGGATCTGCGTAGCCAAGGCTACGAGTTCCGCCCTGATATCGCATCGACTGAGGCCATGCTCGCCAATGTGCGGTTGCAGCTAAACGCTCTCAACAGCGTGGAATTCTCCGATGCGGAATGGTTGCGCTTTGTCGAAACCTACCTCGACAAACCCAGCGATGGCATCATCGAGAAGGCGCGCAAGGTCCACGACGATTCCATCCACGATTTCGTCTTCGATGACGGGCACATCCAAAATATCTACCTGTTCGATAAGACGAATATCGCGCGCAACAAGCTTCAGGTCATCAAGCAGTTTGAACAGACCGGCGTTCATGCCAACCGATATGATGTGACGATCCTCGTCAACGGCCTACCCTTGGTGCAAATCGAGCTGAAGAAGCGCGGCGTCGCCATTCGCGAGGCGTTCAACCAGATTCACCGCTACAGCAAGGAGAGCTTCAACAGCGAAAATTCGCTCTATAAGTTCCTGCAAATGTTCGTGATCTCCAACGGCACCGATACACGATATTTTGCCAACACTACGAAGCGCAACAAGCACAGTTTCGACTTCACGATGAACTGGGCGAAGGCCGACAACGGTCTGATCAAAGACCTGAAGGATTTCACCGCCACGTTCTTGCAGAAGCACACGCTTCTCAATGTTCTATTGCACTACTCCGTCTTCGATGTGAGCGAGACGCTGCTGATCATGCGGCCCTATCAGATCGCCGCAACCGAACGCATTCTGTGGAAAATAAGAAGCTCTCATAACGCAAAGACCTGGAGCAAGCCGGAGGGCGGAGGATATGTCTGGCACACCACCGGCTCGGGCAAAACACTGACGAGTTTCAAGGCGGCACGTTTGGCTACCGAGTTAGATTTCATCGACAAGGTGTTTTTCGTCGTTGACCGTAAGGACCTCGATTACCAGACGATGAAGGAATATCAGCGATTTTCGCCCGACAGCGTTAATGGCTCTGAGAACACGGCTGCGCTCAAGCGCAATCTGGCGAAGGACGACAACAAGATCGTCGTCACCACGATCCAGAAGTTAAACAACCTGATGAAGAGCGAGAGCGACTTGCCTGTCTATGACAAGGAAGTGGTTTTCATCTTCGACGAGTGCCATCGCAGTCAGTTCGGCGAGGCGCAGAAGAACCTGAAGAAGAAGTTCAAGCGCTTCTACCAGTTCGGCTTCACGGGAACCCCCATCTTCCCGCAAAACGCATCAGGTGCAGAAACCACCGCCAGCGTCTTCGGCCAGGAACTCCACTCTTATGTGATCACGGATGCGATCCGGGACGAGAAGGTTCTCAAGTTTAAGGTCGACTATAATGACGTTCGGCCGAAGTTCAGAGAGATCGAAGAGGAACAGGATGAGGCCAAACTCAGCGCTGCTGAGAACAAGAAGGCCCTGTTGCACCCTCAGCGTATTCGGGAAGTTTCCCAATACATATTGAACAATTTTCGCCAGAAAACGCACCGCACCAATCTTGGAAGCGGCGGCTTCAATGCGATGTTTGCGGTAAGCAGCGTGGACGCCGCCAAGCTCTATTACGAAGCCTTGAATCAGCTGCAAAGTGACAGCGAAAAGTCCCTCAAGATCGCCACAATTTTTTCGTTCGCGGCGAATGAGGAGCAGAACGCGATCGGCGAGATTCTGGACGAAAGCTTCGATGTGTCCGCTCTTGAGAGCAGCGGCAAAGAGTTTTTGAACGCGGCTATCCGGGACTACAATTCGCTGTTTGGTACGAGTTTCAGCACGGACGGAAACGGATTTCAGAACTACTACCGTGACCTCGCCAATCGGGTGAAGTCCAAGGAAGTAGACCTACTGATCGTGGTTGGAATGTTTCTGACCGGCTTCGACGCTCCGTCGCTTAACACACTGTTTGTTGACAAGAATCTCCGTTTCCACGGGTTGATCCAGGCCTACTCCCGCACCAATCGAATCTTCGATGCAACGAAGACGTTCGGCAACATCGTCGCGTTCCGTAATCTGGAGCAGGCGACCATCGATGCCATCACCTTGTTTGGCGACAGCAACACAAAGAACGTCGTGCTGGAGAAAAGCTATCAGGAATACATGGACGGCTTCTCCGACATCGCTTCCGGGGCAGCCTGCCGAGGGCTTACAACGATCCTGGATGAGCTGGAGCACCGCTTTCCTAACCCCAGCGAGATTTTCAAGGAAGCAGACAAGAAGGACTTTGCAAAGCTATTTGGCGAGTTCCTCAGGGCCGAAAACATCCTTCAAAACTTCGACGAGTTCGTTGCCTTGAGGGCCTTTCAAGACCTCGACCGAAGCGACACAGAGGCCATAGAGTCTTTTAAAGAACTCTATCATCTGACTGACGACGACATCGAAAAGCTGGCGGTCGTGAAGCTACCGGCTGAGCGGAAAATTCAAGATTACAAATCCACCTACAACGACATTCGTGATTGGTTGCGGCGAGAGAAGGAATCGGCAGAGCGCGAAGAGTCGACGCTCGATTGGGATGATGTTGTCTTTGAAGTCGACCTCCTGAAGTCTCAAGAGATCAATCTCGACTACATTCTAGAGCTCATTTTCGAGAAGAATCGTCACGCGAAAGATAAAGGCGATCTGATCGAGGAAGCCCGCCGCTTGATCCGGGCGAGCCTAGGCAATCGTGCAAAGGAAGGTTTGATCGTCGAATTCATCAGTCAAACCAATCTTGATGAGATCGACGGCAAGGATGGTGTGATCGAAGCGTTCTTCGCATTTGCTCAGGGCGAGCAGCGCCGTGAATTTGATGAGCTTGTGGCAGCAGAGAACCTAAACCCTGAGGCCGCCAAGCGCTATGTTACAAACTCCATCAAACGAGAATTTGCGAGTGAAAACGGCAATGATTTGAAAGACATCTTGCCGAAAATGAGCCCCCTAAACCCGGACTACCTCAAAAAGAAGAATTCCGTGTTCCAGAAAGTCTCGGACTTTGTCGCCAAATTTAAGGGCGTGGGCGGCGAGATATAG
- a CDS encoding (deoxy)nucleoside triphosphate pyrophosphohydrolase has protein sequence MKQVAAAIVVHNNRILVARRGPGQSLEGLWEFPGGKLEECESPQQCVIREIEEELSLEIQAGEILCESVHHYPGGAINLIAVLATTGSRKLEMTVHDGIQWLSPAELLTVDLAPADIPIALRLAERFSYDDGVNA, from the coding sequence GTGAAACAGGTCGCTGCCGCAATAGTCGTTCATAACAATCGAATATTGGTGGCGCGTCGCGGTCCGGGCCAGAGCCTCGAGGGGTTGTGGGAGTTTCCAGGCGGCAAACTGGAAGAATGCGAATCTCCGCAACAGTGCGTCATTCGCGAGATCGAGGAAGAACTATCTCTGGAAATACAAGCGGGCGAAATCCTTTGTGAGTCAGTTCACCACTACCCTGGCGGCGCCATCAACTTGATCGCAGTTTTAGCAACAACTGGCAGCCGAAAGCTGGAGATGACGGTACACGACGGTATCCAATGGCTTAGTCCTGCGGAGCTGCTCACCGTTGATCTTGCGCCGGCAGATATACCGATTGCTCTTCGCCTAGCGGAGCGATTTTCTTATGATGATGGAGTGAACGCGTAA
- a CDS encoding HNH endonuclease, translating to MRYWWVNQNQTYRQEVKGGFLWSPKLTADGRRNEFYENMTKVEPGDLVFSFAETLVKAVGTVTAPAESSEKPDFGGAGHYWDQEGWHVQVSWHEVSKPVHPKSFVAELIPHFQGKYDPLQKNGNGNQGVYLAEISAGFAQVLLDKLDYRPPALELELTDDEIADEKALANLFGRTDIGATQKQQLVKSRRGQGVFRSNLQLNEDRCRLTGVKEINLLVASHIKPWSVSSDAEKLDGCNGLLLAPHIDRLFDRGLISFEDDGRVLKSSSVSPTVWKAWHLEGPLNGGAFSEKQSAYLAYHRKERFKP from the coding sequence ATGCGCTACTGGTGGGTGAACCAAAACCAAACCTACCGCCAAGAGGTTAAAGGCGGGTTCCTTTGGTCGCCGAAACTCACCGCTGATGGGCGGCGAAACGAGTTCTATGAAAACATGACAAAGGTCGAACCTGGCGACCTGGTTTTCTCTTTCGCCGAGACGCTCGTCAAAGCCGTAGGGACCGTGACCGCCCCAGCCGAGTCCTCAGAGAAGCCGGATTTTGGTGGCGCCGGCCACTACTGGGACCAAGAGGGTTGGCACGTACAAGTCAGCTGGCACGAAGTTTCAAAGCCCGTGCACCCCAAGTCGTTCGTGGCCGAGCTCATTCCCCACTTCCAGGGAAAGTACGACCCGCTCCAGAAAAATGGCAACGGCAACCAGGGCGTCTATCTCGCCGAGATCAGTGCTGGCTTCGCTCAGGTTCTCCTGGATAAGCTCGACTATAGACCGCCGGCATTGGAACTTGAGCTGACGGATGACGAAATTGCAGACGAGAAAGCACTGGCGAACCTATTCGGCCGAACCGACATAGGGGCCACTCAGAAACAACAGCTCGTCAAGTCCCGTAGGGGGCAAGGCGTCTTCCGTTCAAACTTACAGCTCAACGAAGACCGCTGCCGACTGACGGGCGTGAAGGAGATCAACCTTCTCGTCGCCAGTCACATCAAGCCGTGGTCAGTTTCATCCGACGCAGAGAAGCTCGACGGATGCAATGGGCTTCTCCTTGCTCCCCACATCGACCGCCTCTTCGATCGAGGCTTGATCAGTTTTGAGGATGACGGCCGGGTCCTCAAATCAAGCTCTGTGTCGCCCACCGTTTGGAAAGCGTGGCACCTTGAGGGGCCGTTGAACGGGGGCGCCTTTTCGGAAAAACAGTCCGCTTATCTTGCGTACCACCGCAAGGAACGGTTCAAACCTTGA
- a CDS encoding type I restriction-modification system subunit M, which yields MTSQQQRDALHRQIWAIANDVRGAVDGWDFKQFVLGALFYRFISENFTDYIEAGDDSINYASMADSAIPQEAKVDAVKTKGYFIYPSQLFANVAANANTNDSLNTDLAAVFKAIESSANGYPSEEDIRGLFSDFDTTSNRLGNTVKEKNTRLAAVLKGVAGLPLKFEDNQGDLFGDAYEFLISNYAANAGKSGGEFFTPQHVSKLIAQLAMHGQTSVNKIYDPAAGSGSLLLQAKKQFDDHIIEDGFFGQEINYTTYNLARMNMFLHNINYDKFDIRNGNTLEHPQFLDEKPFDAIVSNPPYSVRWKGSDDPTLINDERFAPAGVLAPKSKADFAFVLHALHYLSAKGRAAIVCFPGIFYRSGAEQKIRQYLVDNNYVETVIALAPNLFFGTTIAVNILVLAKNKTDTGVQFIDATGQEFFRKGTNNNFMDDKHIAKIMEVFSRKEEVPHVAETVSYERIVGADFNLSVSAYLKPKDTRELIDINALNAELKSTVAKIDQLRADIDSIIAEIEA from the coding sequence ATGACCAGCCAACAACAGCGTGATGCCTTGCATCGACAGATTTGGGCCATCGCCAACGATGTAAGAGGCGCGGTCGATGGCTGGGACTTCAAACAGTTCGTCTTGGGCGCTCTGTTTTACCGGTTCATCAGCGAGAATTTCACTGACTACATCGAGGCGGGCGATGATAGCATCAACTATGCGTCAATGGCAGACAGTGCCATTCCGCAGGAAGCCAAGGTCGATGCGGTGAAAACCAAAGGGTACTTCATCTACCCCAGCCAACTGTTCGCAAACGTCGCAGCCAACGCTAACACCAATGACAGCTTGAACACCGATCTGGCGGCCGTGTTCAAGGCGATCGAGAGCTCCGCAAACGGCTATCCATCCGAAGAGGATATCCGAGGCCTGTTTTCGGACTTCGACACAACCAGCAATCGCCTGGGCAATACGGTGAAGGAAAAGAACACCCGTCTGGCGGCGGTCCTGAAGGGCGTTGCGGGACTGCCTCTGAAATTTGAAGACAACCAAGGCGACCTGTTCGGGGATGCCTATGAGTTTCTGATTTCGAACTATGCGGCCAATGCGGGCAAGTCGGGCGGCGAGTTTTTTACGCCGCAGCACGTCTCCAAGCTGATCGCGCAGCTGGCGATGCACGGACAAACCAGCGTCAACAAGATCTACGACCCTGCCGCTGGCTCCGGGTCACTGCTCTTGCAGGCCAAAAAGCAATTCGACGATCATATCATCGAGGACGGATTTTTCGGGCAGGAAATCAACTACACGACCTACAACCTCGCCCGCATGAACATGTTCTTGCACAACATCAATTATGACAAGTTCGACATCCGGAACGGCAACACACTCGAACATCCGCAGTTCCTGGATGAGAAACCGTTCGACGCGATCGTTTCCAATCCGCCTTATTCGGTCCGCTGGAAGGGATCGGATGATCCCACGCTGATCAATGACGAACGCTTTGCTCCGGCCGGGGTGCTGGCGCCCAAGTCCAAGGCGGACTTCGCCTTTGTGCTTCACGCCCTTCACTATCTGTCGGCCAAGGGACGCGCTGCAATCGTCTGCTTCCCCGGCATTTTCTATCGCAGCGGGGCAGAGCAGAAAATCCGCCAATATCTGGTCGACAACAACTATGTTGAAACCGTCATTGCCCTCGCGCCTAACCTGTTTTTCGGCACGACCATTGCCGTCAACATTCTGGTGCTGGCCAAGAACAAGACCGATACGGGCGTACAGTTTATCGACGCCACAGGCCAGGAGTTCTTTCGCAAGGGCACCAACAACAACTTCATGGATGATAAGCACATCGCCAAGATCATGGAGGTTTTCAGCCGCAAGGAAGAGGTGCCGCATGTCGCGGAAACCGTCTCTTATGAGCGGATTGTCGGGGCTGACTTTAATCTGTCGGTTAGCGCCTACTTGAAGCCTAAAGACACTCGGGAGCTGATTGATATTAACGCTCTGAACGCCGAGCTGAAATCCACCGTCGCAAAGATCGACCAGCTACGCGCCGATATTGACTCGATTATCGCGGAGATCGAGGCGTGA